The window ggcatgacaaagaattaccttggtgtacatttatacattatatcaTCCAAGAATAGAATCGATGGTTCAATAATTGGAATTACCATTAAATTAccacaactttcactggggacaaaaaatgcaatttcagaatgtgtggggcgggggggggggggggggggggggtcgtcatgtccccagtgaaagttgcgcctaTGGTCAAAACTCTGTTGCATCAGTAGGCCCACACAGATGGGGAAAGCCTTCAAACGGAAATCACAAATAATCATTTTGCATATTGGCCAACATTTTTCAGGTATTAGAATATAAGCGACCTCTTCCCTCAAAGTCTGTTTTCTGGGCTCTTTTTGGCTACTGATGGTAGGCTAACCCGTTTCTCTTGTGACCTTAGCCAGTACAGCTGTTTGGTTTTGGCTGAACACATTGCTTTGTTTTCAATGTCATTCATGGAAGCCTAAAAGGATTCTGCTTCCAACATGAAAGATGATAAAAGCGTCCTTACTAGGTCGGGCAGAAATGCATTTGATGGAATGCGACTACTTGGTCAATAAGAATACTGTCAAGTTAAGACTATTGCCGGTGAAGTCAACCTTACCCTTTTCAGACAAACATGGAAATACCTTTGTTGTCCTTTTTATTGAGTGGGTTAGTGATCAAATGGACACTCACTGCAGACACATCGGATTGATTGACTTTAAATGTCCTTTTAATGTCTCTTCTGATCAGCCAACTTCCCAGACTCAGTGGTGGAGCACCTCCCTGGCGACATCAGCACAGGGATCTACTATGGCTGGGCATGCGTGGGCAGCGGAGACATTCACAAGATGGTGATGAGCATCGGCTGGAACCCCTACTACAAAAACACCAAGAAATCCATGGCAAGTCCAGCTCGCCCACCCATATAGTCTATATAAAAGTATTTAAGCTTATATACACtgggtataccaaacattaggaacaccttcctaatatgagtttcacccccttttgccctcagaacagcctcaattagttttggcatggactctacaaagtgttgGACGCTATTCAGATTGTCATACTACCTTATACGGTATTATCCCGGTATGATGTCATACTACCTTATATGGTATTATCCTGGTATACGTTATACCCATCTCCACACACATTGCCATAGGGTCatcactagttaacacagccacaaagtcaaaattggctcgCATTTTAGACatcatttaaggttagggtttagacatagggttaacagtgtggtgttagttaggtttaaaatacattttcaagaGATATTGTAGAAATGAGCggggtttagccataattatgactGTGGCTTTGTTAACTGGTGATGACCCTGCCATAGACATTTTAGCGGAAGTAGTGCCGTGACTATGGCTTGTCAAAGACCTATGTCAATACATAGGTTTGTGGACATTGACATAAGATGACACTCACTGCGTTGGGGAATAAAAAGTAGCTTTGTCTTTCAACCAGTGCACACATTGATTGCAGGTATTTGTTTTAAAAAGTGCAAACATTGACATTTATTATCATACCTCCGTTATTTCAAAATGATTGTATACCTGCCCAACCCAAGTGTAAACATGCTTATTTGACTTGTATTGTTAGTGTGTTTTGTGGTGGATATGAAGACTGTGATTTCTGAAGAGAATCAGACTTGGTGGTAGTGTTGACTGCTTTGTTTTCCTTAGTATGTATGTTTATTGGGACTTGTAGTGGTCACGTGCTGATGGTTATTGATTCAGATGTTTATTGATTGATGTGTATTGCAGGAGACTCATGTGATACACACGTTTAAAGAAGATTTCTATGGACAGATCCTCAGTGTAGTCATGGTGGGCTACATCCGTCCAGAGAGGAGCTATGACTCGCTTGGTAAGAGTGAGTActggtgtatgtgtgagagatacagtaccagtcaaaagtttggacacaccacctcattcaagggtttttctttatttttactgttttctacattgtagagtaatagtgaagacatcaaatctatgaaataacacattaaatcatgtagtaaccaaaaatgtgttatttgagattcttcaaggtagccaccctttgccttgatgacagctttgcacactcttggcattctctcaaccagcttcatgaggtagtcacctggaacgcaTTTCAATTAAACAGGTGTGCCGTCTAAAAGTTCATTTGagcaatttctttccttaatgtgtttgagccaatcagttgtgttgtggtagggttggtatacccctatttggtaaaagaccaagtccatattatggcaagaactgctcaaataagcaaagagaaacgacagtccatcgttactttaagatggtcagtcaatgtggaaaatttcaagaactttgaaagtttcttcaagtgcagttgcaaaaaccatcaagcactgacttgcctagttaagtaaaggttaaataaaagcactatgatgaaagtggctctcatgaggaccgccacaggaaaggaagacccagagttaactctaatgaacttatcctctgcggcagaggtaccaacctcaaattgcagcccaaataaatgcttcacagagttcaagtaacagacatctcaacatcaactattcagaggagactgcgtgaatcaggccttcatggtcaaattgctgcaaagaaaccactactaaaaggacacaaataagaaaggactgcttgggccaagaaacaagagcaatggacattagactggtggaaatctgtcctttcatTTGATGAGACCAAagttttgatttttggttccaaccgcagtgtctttgtgagacacagagtaggtgaatggattatctctgcggtgtggttcccactgtgaagcgtggaggtgtgatggtgctttgctgatgacaccatcagtgatttatttagaattcaaggcacacttaggctaccacagcattctgcagcgatacaccatcccatctggtttgtgcttagtgggactcgtttgtttttcaacaggacaataacccaacacacctccaggctgtgtaagtgctatttgaccaaggagagtgttggagtactgcatcagatgacctggcctccacaatcacccgacctcaacccaattgagatggtttgggatgagttcgaccgcagagtgaagaaaatgtagccaacaagagctcagcatatgtgggaactccttcaagactgttggaaaagcattccaggtgctcatgaagctggttgagagaatgccaagagtgtgcaaagctgtcatcaatgcaaagggtcgctagtttgaagaatctcaaatataaaatatattctgatttgtttaacactttttggttactacatgacttcatgtgttatttcatagttttgatgtcttcactattattttacaatgtagaaaatagtcaaaataaagaaaaacccttgaatgagtaggtgtccaaacttttggttGGTACTGTATAaatctatatcacacacacacacactttcccccaTCCTTGTACACACACTGCAATCCTCAGGCAAGACATTCTCACACCTGTCTCTGTTTTTGCAGACGCCCTCATAGCAGCAATCAACAATGACATTGAGGAGGCCAAGAGAAACCTGGAGCTCCCTGAACACCTCAAACTCAAAGAGGACAACTTCTTTAGAGCCACCGCCAGCACGTCCATGACAACATCCAACAAGATCATGAACGGCCACTGACCTCTGAGCACATCACAcaaccctgtctgttgttcgACAGCTATTGGGCTCTCCTGTATGTTATCCTCtgctctgtatatctctctgtaaTCACTACCACACCAATGGCCAATATGCCACTTATTCAGTCCTCTGTAGAAATTTTGTTTTGAGGATCAAATCTTCGTATCTGACCTGAAGCTACATTTAGACCATGGTCGTGTTCATTCGGGCACAATACCAAAAACCGTTACAAAAGTTTTCCAATGGAGAACGAGTTTCTTTGTCGGAttagtttggtgcctaatgaacacgaccaagTTAATGCAAGATAATGTGCAactccaggaagtgaatgtgATCTTTGTGTGTTGAGGGGGAACAAATTGTGTCTCGTCACAAGCCCTGTACCATCAAACCACTgctaatagaaatgaatggtcgttttgtattGGAGTTTAGTCTCAGCTTTACCGTCAAAGTTTATTCATCCTTTTCATATTCAGATGTATTAAAAATGTCTGCCTTGAAGCAGAGAAGTCCTCAACGTATATTGCATGTAATCTAGGCTAAATAATTGCATTATACACTTTGCTGAATTCATGTgctttattttatttgatgtacagtagggctagtttttataatatattactgtTTTCGTAGACAAATCTGTGAATGAGAGTATCTATTCCCTGTCCCTACCCCCTCAGATTTTGAGCTACATGGTTGGAGAAAATGTCAATGCAGCTTCAGCTTTCTGCTGTCCTTCATTTGTATAGTTCCTCATTGGTCGAATCCAGCATTTTACCTCCCCagaaatgagggacattttattTAAGTTTTGTGAGGTACCAAATGACCTCACTTATGTGTCTGAAAGTTTCAAAAATGTAGTTTTTACTGGCTTAACCATGTTTGGACCCTAATTCCACTGAGATGAGCAATGATATGGTACAAGAGGAGTAAGTCCAGGCCTCTGATTCTCTACCGATAGATGCGGTGGGCATGTTTTTTTTTGTCGTTTTCTCAGAGGACAGAGTGTCGAGGAACATACATATGTAGTGCTTTATAGCGCCTGTAAATAGCCTAGTTGTTCAAAATGAATTGTGAGTTCATGTGATTTGAGATGTACTGTATTTAAGAGTCTCTAATATTGGCAGAGGAAAAAATATGTCTATTCATAATATATTACTGTTTCGTAGACCGAATCTGGAAATAAGAGACTATATTCCTCTCCTGGCCTTTTTATTGCAGCTGAACTTAAATTCCTCTTCATCCATACCATGCagaaaatgtactgtatgtagtaagCAGTTGATAGATGCAAATGTAAATCGATACAATGTCATATTGAACGCTATGCAAATTACTGAGATAAGCATCTAGTCGCTAGCACCTAAAAGTCCTTAGGGAAGGTTTCTGGTTAGAATAGTGACTCAGAGCACCAGTTGTAGAAGAGGGGATAATTATTTTGTGCCCCTGACCTATACGCCTGACTGGTTGGCAGTACTGTGCCTTAATACCATAGAgggacacattcacacacatattgCCACAGCCCAACATATACATACATTTtctcacaaacaaacacagcAGAATCTGTGCTAATTGAAACCCGGGGCACCCCATTGTCTGTGActaatctgactccctatcatcaGTTTGTTGTGTACAAGCACCAGGGAAGAGGATTGGTAAAACATGGCTGCTACTACATGTATTATCTTAGCATCCAACCATATAAAGATATTATACGCAGTTATTCCATTAAACCAGTATACTTTTATCTTGTAACGCTAGCTATCACCATACTACTGTAGTAAAACATACAGTAAGCAAACACAACTCAAGAAGGGACATTTTGTTTTTCTCTGTTTTCCCAGCTCCAGTTTTCAGTCTAATGGCATTACTCTGAATGCCAAGATCTGGTTAATGAGGTCAGTGTACTCTGTGGTAATTGTATAAACAATACAAACCTCCCCAGACCACGAAGCAGCTCGTTTTGTAGCTTGTGTTTTGATCGTTGTGCCCTTTATATACATACTGGTCAGAGATGTTCTACAAATCAGTGTAGCTAGAAGCTCTCATTGAACTATCCATAAACATGACTCATATTTATGATCAAGTAGCCTATGCATTAGTGTTGGATTAGGTAACTGTACTCGAAGGCATCTGGTAGTGATAGTGTTGTAGGGTTGCTCTCCAGTTTGGCACCGAACCACCACCCTCAGCCAACATATGATCTCATCGCTAAACAAGGAAAACATCTAGCTCAGTTGAGACTGTGCTTAGTAGAATCAGACAATGTCATGAACCAGTGTCACCTGATTCTTCTCCACTTTTGTTCTTCCATTTGTATTCTGCTTTTGTTTGTTCCTTTATAAAGTGTGTGATGGCAGACTGTTAATTGTTCCCAAAATGTGTTTTAGCTGGATAGGCCTCGTAAATCATTCAAATTCTTTCCAAGTGACACTTGGATTTTCCAGACCTCCGGTACAAACTATTCTTTGTTATTTCCACTGTGAAGGCATACAGATTTGACAGTTCTTTTGTATGTAACAAAATCAGACCATGCAATACTGTAATTGTTGACGAACTAACATGTCCTGAGATATAgttttgaatttaaaaaaaatatgagaaAGCGTAACTGTGTAATTTTGTCATCACAGTTAACCATGGGTCTGTGTTCAGGGACCCATTGTGTGTGTTGGGCTCATCGTTTTCAGAACCCTGCTGTATGATCCTGCTTGAAGTTTTATGGCTCTATTCAAGCTATAAAGCTGAGCGATGCGGCTGGAATAGAGCCCTTTTTCTTATTAAACGTACAAAGATGCatgtctcattctctccctctcgttGCTCAAACTCGATCAGCTTTCAGTGCTATTGTAGATTTTATGGTGGGGTAGGACATTTCTGCTTCATTGGAAATTGGGTTGTTACAAGTAGTTTCTTTCCAGGAATTACACTACCTCCATTGTTATTGAATATTGTTCCTTCACATGCATAAAATATCACAACACAAGTAAATGTCTGGTTACATATGTAGCCTCGAAGGAGGGCCATGAGACAGCACACTGTATGTTTGGGATAGCCTACTCTGTCGATAACAAGGGACAAGAAGTATCAAAGCTGTGTCTGAAAATGTTATTAGCCATCAAATCCTTGTTTTCTTAGTCCTTGTTTCCTCAATTCCTCTGAAAGCTCTTTTGGAGGAGGTCTGAGGGAGAGGCTGAATTTTCTCATCCAATGCACTTTGGCCCGATTCCAACCCGAGTTAAGTGTGCATAAATGGAATGTTAATCccttttatgcacttttctctctgtgtattctgaccttgaacttaagcatgagaaAATCATGCTATTCACCTGCTTATTGTTGTGGGTGGAGATTGAACACATGGCGGTGTGTTACAGCTACGCTGTATTCTGTCTGACTTTGACTTAATTCCACCAATTCCTTGAGGAAACCATGAAAAAGGTCTAGTGAACCTAccggttccaagtggaaaaagcatCTACTTAATTTTTTTAGATATAAATAAcagcattctccatgcactgtaatttacaaattgataggcgctattgataagagctagatAAATGAGTAATCCGTTTGGATAAAGGAATTGTAAATATTAATGACACTTGTTTTAGATATATTTTACCTTATAATCGCTGGAGacgtgaaaccagtcatatgacAACCAATTAAAGCCAATCAACTTTCCCATAACTTTCACACATTGAAGTTTATATGCTGTGCCATTATGCAGAATAAAAATTGTACTGCCTTTTAACTTGCAGGCATGGGTTAATTATAGGTAACCCCGACTTTCTCTGTTTCCTATTTCTATCATGTTAAATACCCCAATCAGTATTTACCGTTAGTAGGCCAAATAACATATTCAACTGCCAATTTACTGTaagttcccttcagttggtatataggctacatttttatattttattattttcccctaaccctaccaccccttccCTAATGGGAGTAAACAAATAGACAACAATGgaatagcctacattatcattccatttaaTTACATTGTTTCGTTTACCTTAATTTGCTTCCTCTGTAAACGCTGTCACAGCAACTATGTTGTTGCTGAGGATCATTAGCAACAGTTGATAATATAAAAAAAGAGGTTATGGAGCGGAGGAGCTCAGACCAAGGCGTAACAGTTTGAACTTGACACATGGCACAATGCTTGGGTGTGTCATCACCCAGTTCCATAGTTATTGCAGGTAACAGACAAGGGTATAGCCTACTAATGTACACTATTCTCCCTATTATAATTCTATGTACACTAATCTTCCAACATTACAAT is drawn from Salvelinus fontinalis isolate EN_2023a chromosome 4, ASM2944872v1, whole genome shotgun sequence and contains these coding sequences:
- the rfk gene encoding riboflavin kinase, with protein sequence MNCLPYFSRGEVVRGFGRGSKELGIPTANFPDSVVEHLPGDISTGIYYGWACVGSGDIHKMVMSIGWNPYYKNTKKSMETHVIHTFKEDFYGQILSVVMVGYIRPERSYDSLDALIAAINNDIEEAKRNLELPEHLKLKEDNFFRATASTSMTTSNKIMNGH